Part of the Natrialbaceae archaeon AArc-T1-2 genome, ACGGGGCCTCGAGGACGGCGAGCCGTGGTACGACCTCGCGAGAGCGACTGAGGAAGGCGACCTCGCGATCGGCGATCCCGACCTCGATCCGCTCGGTTACCGTGCGGTTCAGGCGTTCGAACTCGCCGAACGCGAACACGACCTCGAGGGATTCCGCGACGAGCTGCTCGAGCTGGTCTACGAGGAGCCCGAAGAGCCCCAGATGATGGCCGGCGTCGAGAGCGGCTCCCGTGCCGGTGCGGTCGTCTATCGGAACATGGCGGTCGATCACGGCATGCCCTTCCACGAGTTTCCCGACGAGTACAACTTCGCCGACCCCGAGCTAGCCGACCACTACGCGACCGTCGAGTACACCACCGACGAGGAGGGATACACGGCCGAGGGACGGCCGGTGCTGTACAACGCGACGGTCCACGAGACGGCCGACGCCCCGGAGGCGGGCCGCCAGCTCGTCGAATTTCTCGCGGACAACCCCGGCCTGCTCGAGGACGCCGGACTGACCGTCGGCGACGCGCTCCCGCGGCCGACTGGAGACGTCCCGGAGGCGATCGACGTATGAGTCTCGCCAGGTCGACGTCCACACGTGAGTCGAGTCGGCTGCCGGAACTGCTCGTCCCGGTCGTCCTCGGCGGACTCATCCTCGTCTACTTCGCACTCCCATTTGTCGCCTTCCTCGCCCGAACCGGGACGGCGGATCTCCTCGCCGGACTCTCCTCGCCGGAGGCCCAGGTGGCGATTCGTAACTCGTTGCTCACCGCGCCTGTCTCGACGGCGATCGCGACCGTCTTCGGCGTTCCGCTGGCGTACGTCCTCGCTCGCAGCACCTTCGTCGGGAAACGGCTCGTCGAGGCGCTGGTCGTCCTGCCGCTTATCGTGCCACCCGTCGTCGGCGGGGCGATGATCCTCACGGCTGTCGGCCGGTTCACCCCGATCGGCTCGGCCGCGGCTGCCGTCGGCATCTCGCTCACCGACAGCCTGCTCGGCGTCATCCTCGCCCAGACGTTCGTCTCCGCCCCGTTCGTCGTCATCACCGCTCGAGCGGGCTTTGGGGCCGTCGACGAACGGTTAGAGCAGGCCTCCAGGTCGCTGGGCTACGGGCCGCTCGCGACGTTCTGGAACGTCTCAGTGCCGCTTTCTCGCGGTGCGATCCTCGCGGGGATCGTCCTCACCTTCGCCCGGGCGATCGGAGAGTTCGGCGCGACGATGATGGTCGCGTACAACCCGCGAACGATGCCCACCCGAATCTGGGTCGATTTCATCGCCGGCGGCATCGACGCGATCGTCCCGCTCGCGCTCGCGTTGCTCGCTATCACGCTACTCGTCCTCGCGGCCGTCCAGCGGTTCGGTCGGGTGCCGACGGTGATCGACCGATGATCCTCGAACTCGAGGAACTCACCCACCGCTACGGGACCGAGTCGGCCCTCGAGGACGTCTCCTTCGGTCTCGAGGCCGGCGAACTCGTCGCCGTGCTCGGTCCGAGCGGCTGTGGGAAGACGACGCTCGTCCAGGCGATTGCCGGCCACGTCTCTCCGACCGCGGGCCGGATACGGCTTCGCGGCGAGGACGTCACCGACGCTCCGCCCGAAGCGCG contains:
- a CDS encoding extracellular solute-binding protein, whose protein sequence is MTHSGDHDGGYASRRAVLTAVGSATGVCVAGCLGGNTDTVSVLSAGSLAQTFEDHVGPAFEDETGIAVHGEYYGANAVMRMVEDRTKHPDVIVSADATLLRDRLYGEFTDWDVEFAANSVGIGYNDETSFGRGLEDGEPWYDLARATEEGDLAIGDPDLDPLGYRAVQAFELAEREHDLEGFRDELLELVYEEPEEPQMMAGVESGSRAGAVVYRNMAVDHGMPFHEFPDEYNFADPELADHYATVEYTTDEEGYTAEGRPVLYNATVHETADAPEAGRQLVEFLADNPGLLEDAGLTVGDALPRPTGDVPEAIDV
- a CDS encoding ABC transporter permease translates to MSLARSTSTRESSRLPELLVPVVLGGLILVYFALPFVAFLARTGTADLLAGLSSPEAQVAIRNSLLTAPVSTAIATVFGVPLAYVLARSTFVGKRLVEALVVLPLIVPPVVGGAMILTAVGRFTPIGSAAAAVGISLTDSLLGVILAQTFVSAPFVVITARAGFGAVDERLEQASRSLGYGPLATFWNVSVPLSRGAILAGIVLTFARAIGEFGATMMVAYNPRTMPTRIWVDFIAGGIDAIVPLALALLAITLLVLAAVQRFGRVPTVIDR